The region TCTGACCTTGTGGGCCTGGCTCGCCATCGCCCTGACAGCGGTCAATCTGCGAACGGCCGTGACCGGGTTCACTCCGCTCCTGGAGATCATCGGATCCGATCTCGGCTTCGGGGTGACGCTGTCCGGCCTGCTCGGCACGGTGCCGGCGGTGTCCTTCGGCATCTTCGGGTTTCTCGCCCCAGCGGTGACGAGGAAGTTCGGACTCGAGCGCACGGCCACTGTGGCGCTGGGCCTGACGGCTCTGTCACTCCTGGTGCGCGCCTTCTCTCCAACGCCCTCGTTGCTGGTGCTTTCGACCGTGCTGGCCCTGGCCGGAATCGGAGCCGCGAACGTCGTGATCGTTCCGTTGGTGAAGGCATGGTTCGCCGATCGGCTGGCCCTGGGGACCTCGCTCTACCTGATCCTCATGCAGGCGGGCCAGTTCATCGCCCCGCTCCTCGCGGTCCCGGTAGCGGAAGCGGCGACGTGGCGGCTCTCGGTGGGTATCTGGGCGGGACCAGCTGCTGTGGCTGGTGTGGTCTGGCTCGTCCTGGCACTCAGGCTGCCCGCCGATCACCACGCGCCCGCGGCCGTGACGGCGACCGATGCGGGACCGAGGATCAGTCGATCATCAACCGTCTGGGGGCTGGTGATCCTCTTCGCGATGATTTCGCTGTCCAACTACGGGATCATCACCTGGGTCCCGGCAGTGCTCACCGACGCAGGAGGCAGCGCGGCCCTGGGCGGCTCCATGGTCGCGCTCTACTCGGCATGGGGCATGCTCGCGGCCTTGGTGGTTCCACACCTGGCCACGCGAATGATGAACCCGTTCATCGTGGTCGTCGGGTGCGCGATCTCCCTGGTAGCGGG is a window of Microbispora sp. NBC_01189 DNA encoding:
- a CDS encoding MFS transporter, translating into MTSLSPPLVPSHRGRLTLWAWLAIALTAVNLRTAVTGFTPLLEIIGSDLGFGVTLSGLLGTVPAVSFGIFGFLAPAVTRKFGLERTATVALGLTALSLLVRAFSPTPSLLVLSTVLALAGIGAANVVIVPLVKAWFADRLALGTSLYLILMQAGQFIAPLLAVPVAEAATWRLSVGIWAGPAAVAGVVWLVLALRLPADHHAPAAVTATDAGPRISRSSTVWGLVILFAMISLSNYGIITWVPAVLTDAGGSAALGGSMVALYSAWGMLAALVVPHLATRMMNPFIVVVGCAISLVAGYLGLLLSPLDGTLVWMCALGIGVSTFPLCMTLINRRTKSPQTASAVSGFVQGIGYGLACFGPIGLGLLREATGSWSISLLVLAATAIPGVIAGWFACRPRFVEDSAPQPTKRDADQQSRR